One genomic window of Actinoalloteichus hoggarensis includes the following:
- a CDS encoding ABC transporter substrate-binding protein codes for MPRPEVRPAALPWRSARRGRLGRRSGAVVGTALAVLAASACVPVQPPPPAGERSDVTGSPVGDTPVQEGGDLVMGLSAEPDQLDPTTSTSLYTRYVMSSVCEKLYDLDAEGELVPQLATELPSVSDDGLAVTIPLRTDAVFADGVPLDAEAVRTTLLRHLEKEDSARRAELGPIESVEVLDDEHVVLHYAEPFAPITGALADRAGMILSPAALAERGDAFGGHPVCVGPFRFVDRVPQTSISVERDPLYYDADQVHLDTITYRIMSDASIRAANLRSGDVQVIDRVSTTEVDALDQEDGIEVLQIASLGYQGVTFNVGNVAGVGAETGEIDTPLGSDPRVRQAFSHAVDRDALVNSVFNNWFEPACSPISPASPFTSEASEVCPEHDPEESRRLLAEAGVETPYRIRLQAANNPDTLRFSQALQASVGEGGFEIEIVPVEYSTLLDVQSNGTFDAVQLGWSGRIDPNNNIRTFMETGAGSNYAGYSVAEVDEMLGEAAEVEDVERRAELYGEIVEVLQRDNPVVYLYRERNITAHDEGVVGVEVYADGVVRLGRAAFRAEED; via the coding sequence ATGCCCCGTCCGGAGGTGCGCCCCGCTGCGCTCCCGTGGCGCAGCGCCCGACGCGGTCGGCTCGGACGCCGTTCCGGCGCCGTGGTCGGCACGGCGTTGGCGGTGCTGGCGGCCAGCGCCTGCGTCCCGGTCCAGCCGCCCCCGCCCGCGGGCGAGCGGTCGGACGTCACCGGGTCGCCGGTGGGCGACACCCCGGTGCAGGAGGGCGGCGATCTGGTGATGGGCCTCTCCGCCGAGCCCGACCAGCTCGACCCGACCACCTCGACGTCGCTGTACACCCGATACGTCATGAGCAGCGTCTGCGAGAAGCTCTACGACCTCGACGCCGAGGGTGAGCTGGTCCCCCAGCTCGCCACCGAGCTGCCGAGCGTCTCCGACGACGGACTCGCCGTCACCATCCCGCTGCGCACGGACGCCGTCTTCGCCGACGGGGTGCCGCTGGACGCCGAGGCGGTCCGCACGACGCTGCTCCGACACCTGGAGAAGGAGGACTCCGCCCGGCGCGCCGAGCTGGGGCCGATCGAGTCCGTCGAGGTGCTCGACGACGAGCACGTCGTCCTGCACTACGCCGAGCCCTTCGCGCCGATCACCGGGGCACTGGCCGACCGGGCGGGGATGATCCTCTCCCCCGCCGCGCTCGCCGAACGCGGCGACGCCTTCGGCGGACACCCGGTGTGCGTCGGGCCGTTCCGCTTCGTCGACCGGGTCCCGCAGACCTCGATCAGCGTGGAACGCGACCCGCTCTACTACGACGCCGACCAGGTACACCTCGACACGATCACCTATCGGATCATGTCCGACGCCTCGATCCGAGCGGCGAACCTGCGCTCCGGCGACGTGCAGGTGATCGACCGGGTCTCCACCACCGAGGTCGACGCGCTCGACCAGGAGGACGGCATCGAGGTCCTCCAGATCGCCTCACTCGGCTACCAGGGCGTCACCTTCAACGTCGGCAACGTCGCCGGGGTGGGCGCCGAGACCGGCGAGATCGACACGCCGCTGGGCTCCGACCCTCGGGTACGGCAGGCGTTCTCCCACGCCGTCGACCGCGACGCGCTGGTCAACTCGGTGTTCAACAACTGGTTCGAGCCCGCCTGCTCACCGATCTCGCCCGCCAGCCCGTTCACCAGCGAGGCGAGCGAGGTCTGTCCCGAGCACGATCCCGAGGAGTCGCGCAGACTGCTCGCCGAGGCGGGCGTCGAGACCCCGTACCGGATCAGGCTGCAGGCCGCCAACAACCCGGACACGCTGCGGTTCTCCCAGGCGTTGCAGGCCTCCGTCGGCGAGGGCGGCTTCGAGATCGAGATCGTGCCGGTGGAGTACTCCACCCTGCTCGACGTCCAGTCCAACGGCACCTTCGACGCCGTGCAGCTGGGCTGGTCGGGCCGGATCGACCCGAACAACAACATCAGGACGTTCATGGAGACCGGCGCGGGCAGCAACTACGCGGGCTACAGCGTCGCCGAGGTCGACGAGATGCTCGGCGAGGCGGCCGAGGTCGAGGACGTCGAGCGGCGGGCCGAGCTGTACGGGGAGATCGTGGAGGTCCTCCAGCGGGACAACCCGGTGGTGTACCTGTACCGCGAGCGCAACATCACCGCCCACGACGAGGGTGTCGTCGGTGTGGAGGTCTACGCCGACGGCGTCGTGCGGCTGGGCCGCGCCGCCTTCCGAGCCGAGGAGGACTGA
- a CDS encoding ABC transporter permease, with translation MSTVTEPVQADLAQVRGRLLRDLLRNPLGVTGAVLLLVVIAGALLSPWIAPYPPAEVHFDAPFQQPLTIGYALGTDDLGRDILSRLLHGARTSLQVGGLSVLLAIVIGTPLGLLAGFWPVLDAVVSRLTDLMLAFPFLVLAVGLAAINGPSLTNAAIALGVAQIPTMIRVVRAETLRFKGKDFVLAARGLDASGPRILAQHILPNAASAIIVQATVIMPVAVIGEATLSFLGLGIQPPTPSLGVMLADAQQYLVRAPTAAIFPGLAILLICLGFNLFGDALRDALDPTTRR, from the coding sequence ATGTCCACCGTCACCGAACCCGTGCAGGCCGACCTCGCCCAGGTACGCGGTCGCCTCCTGCGCGATCTGCTGCGCAATCCGCTGGGCGTCACCGGCGCCGTGCTGCTGCTCGTCGTGATCGCGGGGGCGCTGCTGTCGCCCTGGATCGCGCCGTATCCGCCCGCCGAGGTGCACTTCGACGCGCCCTTCCAGCAGCCGCTCACCATCGGCTACGCGCTGGGCACCGACGATCTCGGCCGCGACATCCTCTCCCGGCTGCTGCACGGCGCGCGGACGTCGTTGCAGGTCGGCGGCCTCTCGGTGCTGCTGGCGATCGTCATCGGCACCCCGCTGGGACTGCTGGCGGGCTTCTGGCCGGTGCTCGACGCGGTCGTGTCGCGGCTGACCGACCTGATGCTGGCCTTCCCGTTCCTCGTGCTGGCCGTCGGGCTGGCCGCCATCAACGGACCGAGCCTGACCAACGCCGCCATCGCGCTGGGCGTCGCGCAGATCCCCACCATGATCCGGGTCGTGCGCGCCGAGACGCTGCGGTTCAAGGGCAAGGACTTCGTGCTCGCGGCCCGCGGTCTGGACGCCTCGGGGCCGCGCATCCTCGCCCAGCACATCCTGCCCAACGCGGCCTCGGCGATCATCGTCCAGGCCACGGTGATCATGCCGGTGGCGGTCATCGGCGAGGCGACGCTGTCCTTCCTCGGTCTCGGCATCCAGCCGCCGACGCCCAGCCTGGGCGTGATGCTCGCCGACGCCCAGCAGTACCTGGTGCGGGCGCCCACGGCGGCGATCTTCCCGGGCCTGGCCATCCTGCTGATCTGTCTTGGCTTCAACCTGTTCGGCGACGCCCTGCGCGACGCACTCGACCCGACCACTCGACGCTGA
- a CDS encoding ABC transporter permease yields MGRYLLTRAWQSLVTLLLASAVVFLGVRALPGDPALAMAGEEADPERLAAVRASLGLDDSLFVQYWRFLTNTLSGDLGDSIRTGTPVTELIATTLPVTIELSVYALVVAMLFGIGAGVVAAVFRGRWPEWTANGFALVSLSVPNFWLGILAILYLAVGLGWFPASGYVSPWEDPLRGLLHLTLPAIILGTGIAGVVMRQTRASMLETLTADYVRTARAKGLGRGTVLLRYALRNSLITVVTIVGLQLGGLISGAVVTERIFGLPGFGKLTLDSVFSRDYPVIQAVVLVVTAAYILINLAVDVLYTLIDPRIRVGGKA; encoded by the coding sequence GTGGGCCGCTACCTGCTGACAAGGGCGTGGCAGTCGCTCGTCACCCTCCTGCTCGCCTCGGCCGTGGTGTTCCTCGGGGTGCGCGCGCTGCCCGGCGACCCGGCGTTGGCCATGGCGGGCGAGGAGGCCGACCCGGAGCGGCTGGCGGCCGTCCGCGCGAGCCTCGGCCTGGACGACTCGCTGTTCGTGCAGTACTGGCGCTTTCTCACCAACACGCTGAGCGGTGACCTGGGCGACTCGATCCGCACCGGCACGCCCGTCACCGAGCTGATCGCCACCACGCTTCCGGTCACGATCGAGCTGTCGGTCTACGCGCTCGTGGTGGCCATGCTGTTCGGAATCGGCGCGGGCGTCGTCGCGGCGGTCTTCCGGGGTCGCTGGCCGGAGTGGACGGCCAACGGCTTCGCCCTGGTGTCGCTGTCGGTGCCGAACTTCTGGCTGGGCATCCTCGCCATCCTCTATCTGGCGGTGGGGCTGGGCTGGTTCCCGGCGTCGGGCTACGTCTCGCCGTGGGAGGACCCGCTGCGCGGCCTGCTGCACCTGACGCTGCCCGCGATCATCCTGGGCACCGGCATCGCGGGGGTGGTGATGCGGCAGACCCGCGCCTCGATGCTGGAGACGCTGACCGCCGACTACGTCCGCACCGCCAGGGCCAAGGGCCTCGGCCGGGGGACCGTGCTGCTGCGCTACGCCCTGCGGAACAGTCTGATCACCGTGGTCACGATCGTCGGGCTGCAACTCGGCGGGCTGATCTCCGGCGCGGTGGTCACCGAGCGGATCTTCGGTCTGCCCGGCTTCGGCAAGCTCACCCTCGACTCCGTCTTCAGCCGCGACTATCCGGTGATCCAGGCCGTGGTCCTGGTGGTGACGGCGGCCTACATCCTGATCAACCTGGCCGTGGACGTCCTCTACACGCTCATCGACCCGCGTATCCGAGTGGGAGGCAAGGCCTGA
- a CDS encoding GntR family transcriptional regulator — protein sequence MASLSERVAGRIRRDIIRGALAPGTRVTEAALSEAYGVSRVPIREAFRVLETEGFVVSRPYAGSTVAALDGADADDLFAVRATVEERTARRAAGRADSAAVARLMAVVDAGDAALAAGRRQDLTDLNTSFHLAIAEIAANPSLTGMLRQLAGKIEWIYAADVAVRAESSWIEHRLIASAIETGDVDGAALLMRRHVENSRHGYLLRHG from the coding sequence GTGGCCAGCCTCAGCGAGCGGGTCGCAGGCCGAATCCGGCGCGACATCATCCGCGGCGCCCTCGCGCCGGGCACTCGGGTGACCGAGGCCGCGCTGAGCGAGGCCTACGGCGTCTCGCGGGTTCCGATCCGGGAGGCCTTCCGGGTCTTGGAGACCGAAGGCTTCGTCGTGTCGCGGCCTTATGCGGGATCGACGGTGGCGGCTCTGGACGGCGCCGACGCCGACGATCTCTTCGCCGTGCGGGCGACCGTGGAGGAGCGCACCGCGCGCCGGGCCGCGGGCCGGGCGGACTCGGCGGCGGTGGCCCGGCTGATGGCCGTCGTCGACGCGGGCGACGCCGCGCTGGCGGCGGGCAGGCGACAGGACCTGACCGATCTGAACACGAGTTTCCATCTCGCGATCGCCGAGATCGCGGCCAACCCGAGCCTCACCGGGATGCTGCGGCAGCTGGCGGGCAAGATCGAGTGGATCTACGCGGCCGACGTCGCGGTGCGCGCGGAAAGCTCGTGGATCGAGCATCGACTGATCGCCTCGGCGATCGAGACGGGCGACGTCGATGGGGCTGCCCTCCTCATGCGCCGTCATGTCGAGAACTCCCGGCACGGGTATCTGCTCCGCCACGGATGA
- a CDS encoding oxygenase MpaB family protein, whose amino-acid sequence MIDAAGIEALKFRGDPLADDVITELVATDQVGAVNEVLARFRSNDQPVPEELPPPVRAYLLATDAVPDWTDLDRVAGAYDFFIDDGVHVASVLSFGAMVNCYAQPRPSRVLALTHRLNQPHRRLSETAQFVLDMMAPAPFGAGGAFLPTIQKTRLIHAAVRYFITHSGTWDVEADGVPVCQQDLLGALLIFSVQVIDGMRRIGVSVTEKEAEDYYHVWRVTGALLGIPAEAMPETLAEAQELNATLVEASYAPSPEGVELTRNLLDLYERMVPGRMFDGVVAAMVRQTVRPHVADWMGVPHSRGWRGAVRAGARLMRLLERAEDRSRIATAVLDKAGSLLLTGSVRVLCDGQPTTLNIPAELKEKWLASGACPAGRR is encoded by the coding sequence ATGATCGACGCGGCAGGCATCGAGGCGTTGAAGTTCCGCGGCGACCCGCTCGCGGACGACGTGATCACCGAGTTGGTGGCCACCGATCAGGTGGGCGCGGTGAACGAGGTCCTCGCCCGATTCCGGTCCAACGACCAGCCCGTCCCCGAGGAGTTACCGCCGCCGGTGCGGGCGTATCTCCTCGCCACCGACGCCGTGCCGGACTGGACCGACCTCGATCGCGTGGCGGGCGCGTACGACTTCTTCATCGACGACGGCGTGCACGTCGCCTCGGTTCTGTCGTTCGGCGCGATGGTCAACTGCTACGCCCAGCCGAGACCGTCCCGAGTGCTGGCGCTGACGCACCGGCTGAACCAACCGCATCGACGGCTGTCGGAGACCGCGCAGTTCGTGCTCGACATGATGGCGCCCGCGCCGTTCGGGGCCGGTGGAGCGTTCCTGCCCACCATCCAGAAGACCCGGCTGATCCATGCCGCCGTCCGGTACTTCATCACTCACTCCGGCACCTGGGACGTCGAGGCCGACGGGGTGCCCGTCTGCCAACAGGATCTGCTCGGCGCGCTGCTCATCTTCTCGGTGCAGGTGATCGACGGCATGCGGCGGATCGGTGTCTCGGTGACCGAGAAGGAGGCCGAGGACTACTACCACGTCTGGCGGGTGACGGGCGCCCTGCTCGGGATTCCCGCCGAGGCGATGCCGGAGACCCTGGCCGAGGCACAGGAACTCAACGCGACGCTCGTCGAGGCCTCGTACGCGCCGTCGCCCGAGGGCGTGGAACTCACGCGGAATCTGCTCGACCTCTACGAGAGGATGGTGCCCGGCAGGATGTTCGACGGCGTCGTCGCGGCGATGGTCCGTCAGACGGTTCGTCCGCACGTGGCCGACTGGATGGGCGTACCGCATTCCCGAGGCTGGCGGGGCGCCGTCCGCGCCGGAGCCCGGTTGATGCGCCTGCTGGAACGGGCGGAGGACCGCAGCAGGATCGCCACGGCCGTCCTGGACAAGGCGGGCAGCCTGCTGCTCACCGGCAGCGTCCGCGTCCTCTGCGACGGGCAGCCCACCACCCTGAACATCCCCGCCGAGCTGAAGGAGAAGTGGCTCGCCTCGGGTGCGTGCCCGGCCGGTCGTCGGTGA
- a CDS encoding gamma-glutamyltransferase family protein yields the protein MTSRPTLAGTFGMAATTHWTASATAQAVLERGGNAFDAAVAAGFVLHVVEPHLNGPGGDLTGVFTTATDPTPQVLVGQGPAPEKATIDHYRAEGLDLVPGAGALGAAVPGAVDAWFVLLRDHGTWELADVLEFAIGYARDGHPALARVCATIAGVSELFSEHWPTSAELWTPEGRAPEAGELVRLPAYARVLQRLVAAGADAPDRVARIEAARSAWREGFVAEAVEEFVRTPHRHASGTDHAGVITAADFAGFSAGYEPAVTVEFRGHTIAKTGFWGQGPALLQTLAILEGFTDAEIDPSTSAGAHRIVEAMKLALADRDAYYGDGEGTLAPPAETLLSAEYAAERRALIGETASAELRPGVLPGRTAYQPPLRVAYDVSAAGAAAGEPTVSRAGETKGDTCHVDVVDRWGNLVSVTPSGGWLQSSPTIPELGFCLGTRLQMTWLDEDSPSALRPGRRPRTTLTPTLVLRDGVPLTALGSPGGDQQDQWQLLYLLRTIVGGYTPQQAVDAPAFHTTSMPGSFWPRTWSPGEIVVEDRLGEDVIAELTRRGHLVTRAGDWALGRLSSVTRNPDTGVLTAAANPRGMQGYAVGR from the coding sequence ATGACCAGCCGCCCCACCCTTGCGGGCACGTTCGGCATGGCGGCGACGACGCACTGGACCGCCTCCGCCACCGCGCAGGCCGTGCTGGAGCGCGGCGGCAACGCCTTCGACGCCGCCGTCGCCGCGGGCTTCGTCCTGCACGTGGTCGAGCCGCACCTCAACGGTCCCGGCGGGGACCTCACCGGCGTGTTCACCACGGCGACCGATCCGACCCCGCAGGTGCTCGTGGGACAGGGGCCCGCCCCCGAGAAGGCGACGATCGATCACTACCGTGCCGAAGGGCTGGACCTGGTCCCCGGCGCGGGGGCGCTGGGCGCCGCGGTGCCCGGGGCGGTCGACGCCTGGTTCGTGCTGCTGCGCGATCACGGGACCTGGGAGCTCGCCGACGTCCTCGAGTTCGCGATCGGCTACGCCCGCGACGGCCATCCGGCGCTGGCGCGGGTGTGCGCGACGATCGCCGGGGTCTCCGAGCTGTTCTCCGAGCACTGGCCGACCTCCGCCGAGCTGTGGACGCCCGAGGGCCGCGCGCCGGAGGCCGGTGAGCTGGTGCGGCTGCCCGCCTACGCCCGCGTGCTTCAGCGGCTGGTCGCGGCGGGTGCCGACGCGCCCGATCGGGTCGCGCGGATCGAGGCCGCCCGCTCGGCGTGGCGGGAGGGCTTCGTCGCCGAGGCCGTCGAGGAGTTCGTGCGCACCCCGCACCGGCACGCCTCGGGCACCGACCATGCAGGCGTGATCACGGCGGCGGACTTCGCCGGGTTCTCGGCGGGTTACGAGCCTGCCGTGACGGTGGAGTTCCGCGGCCACACGATCGCCAAGACGGGCTTCTGGGGGCAGGGACCGGCGTTGTTGCAGACGCTGGCGATCCTGGAGGGCTTCACCGACGCCGAGATCGACCCGAGCACCTCGGCGGGCGCCCACCGGATCGTCGAGGCGATGAAGCTGGCCCTCGCCGACCGCGACGCCTACTACGGCGACGGCGAGGGCACGCTCGCCCCGCCCGCCGAGACGCTGCTGTCCGCGGAGTACGCCGCCGAGCGTCGGGCGCTGATCGGCGAGACCGCCTCGGCCGAGCTCCGCCCCGGCGTGCTGCCCGGCCGGACGGCCTACCAGCCGCCGCTGCGCGTCGCCTACGACGTGTCGGCGGCGGGCGCCGCCGCGGGCGAGCCGACGGTCAGCCGGGCGGGCGAGACGAAGGGCGACACGTGTCATGTCGACGTCGTCGACCGGTGGGGCAACCTGGTCTCGGTGACGCCGTCGGGCGGCTGGCTCCAGTCCTCCCCCACCATCCCCGAACTGGGCTTCTGCCTGGGCACCCGGCTCCAGATGACCTGGCTGGACGAGGACTCCCCCTCGGCGCTGCGCCCCGGACGGCGGCCGCGCACCACGCTGACGCCGACCCTGGTGCTGCGTGACGGCGTGCCGCTGACCGCGCTCGGCTCTCCCGGCGGCGACCAGCAGGACCAGTGGCAGCTGCTCTACCTGCTGCGGACCATCGTCGGCGGCTACACCCCGCAACAGGCCGTCGACGCCCCGGCCTTCCACACCACGTCGATGCCCGGCTCGTTCTGGCCGCGCACCTGGAGCCCCGGCGAGATCGTCGTCGAGGACCGCCTCGGCGAGGACGTCATCGCCGAGCTGACCCGGCGCGGCCACCTGGTCACCAGGGCGGGCGACTGGGCGTTGGGGCGGCTGTCCTCGGTGACGAGGAACCCGGACACCGGGGTGCTGACGGCGGCGGCGAATCCGCGTGGCATGCAGGGCTACGCGGTCGGGCGCTGA
- a CDS encoding dipeptide ABC transporter ATP-binding protein: MTETDTATPLLELRDLEVSFSTAPGATPAVRGVDLTVRPGERVAVVGESGSGKSTAAMAVLGLLAGRGRITSGSVRFRGEDITTAGESRLRRLRGREIGLVPQDPMSNLNPVRRVGDQVAETLRAHGLATGAEARSRAIELMGDAGIPDAARRSRQYPHEFSGGMRQRVLIAIGLACRPRLLIADEPTSALDVTVQRQILDHLTTLVSSSGTSLLFITHDLGLAADRADTVFVMSQGRVVESGSARALLEDPQHEYTRRLVAAAPSVVTARRFLGGAAPASTTVVERETPAELGSSDARGTAADVLVVDGLVKDYRLRGRLSGTLRAVDDVSFRVRRGSTTAIVGESGSGKSTVAKMVLGLETPTAGSVRLDGRTVQTARGAERRAIRRAMQPVFQDPYGSLNPMFTIERIVDEPLRVFRTGDRQSRRRRVAELLDHVALPRSVAQRHPNELSGGQRQRVALARALALEPSVVICDEAVSALDVLVQDQVLRLLAGLQRDLGLTYLFITHDLAVVRLIADDVLVMRAGQVVERDTVERVFENPETDYTRNLLDAIPGAGFFG, translated from the coding sequence ATGACCGAGACCGACACCGCCACACCTCTTCTCGAACTACGCGACCTGGAGGTGTCCTTCTCCACCGCGCCGGGCGCGACGCCCGCCGTGCGCGGGGTCGACCTCACGGTGCGGCCGGGTGAGCGGGTCGCCGTCGTCGGCGAGTCGGGCTCCGGGAAGTCCACCGCCGCCATGGCGGTCCTGGGGCTGCTGGCGGGCCGGGGGCGGATCACCTCGGGCAGCGTCCGCTTCCGAGGCGAGGACATCACCACGGCGGGCGAGTCCCGGCTGCGCAGGCTGCGCGGCCGGGAGATCGGCCTGGTGCCGCAGGATCCGATGTCCAACCTGAACCCGGTGCGCCGGGTCGGGGATCAGGTGGCGGAGACGCTGCGCGCCCACGGCCTGGCCACGGGCGCCGAGGCACGCAGCCGGGCGATCGAGCTGATGGGCGACGCGGGCATCCCCGACGCCGCCCGACGGTCCCGGCAGTATCCGCACGAGTTCTCCGGCGGGATGCGGCAGCGGGTGCTCATCGCCATCGGACTGGCGTGCCGGCCGCGGCTGCTCATCGCCGACGAGCCGACCTCCGCGCTCGATGTCACCGTGCAGCGGCAGATCCTGGACCACCTGACGACGCTGGTGTCGTCGTCGGGCACGTCGCTGCTGTTCATCACCCACGATCTCGGTCTGGCCGCCGACCGGGCGGACACCGTGTTCGTCATGTCGCAGGGCCGGGTGGTGGAGTCCGGCTCGGCGCGTGCCCTGCTGGAGGACCCGCAGCACGAGTACACCCGGCGGCTGGTGGCCGCCGCGCCCTCGGTGGTGACCGCCCGGCGGTTCCTCGGCGGCGCGGCCCCGGCATCGACCACGGTCGTCGAGCGGGAGACTCCGGCCGAACTCGGTTCCAGCGACGCGAGGGGCACGGCGGCCGACGTCCTCGTCGTCGACGGGCTGGTGAAGGACTACCGACTTCGGGGCAGGCTCTCCGGGACGTTGCGCGCGGTCGACGACGTGAGCTTCCGCGTCCGCCGGGGCTCCACCACGGCGATCGTCGGCGAGTCCGGGTCGGGGAAGTCCACCGTCGCCAAGATGGTGCTGGGGCTGGAGACGCCCACGGCCGGGTCGGTGCGGCTGGACGGCCGCACGGTGCAGACCGCGCGCGGCGCGGAGCGGCGGGCGATCCGCCGGGCGATGCAGCCGGTGTTCCAGGACCCCTACGGCTCGCTGAACCCGATGTTCACCATCGAACGCATCGTGGACGAGCCGCTGCGGGTGTTCCGCACCGGCGACCGGCAGAGCCGCAGGCGGCGGGTCGCCGAACTGCTCGATCACGTCGCCCTGCCGCGCAGCGTCGCCCAGCGTCACCCCAACGAGCTGTCCGGCGGGCAGCGGCAGCGGGTGGCGCTGGCCAGGGCGCTGGCGTTGGAGCCGTCGGTGGTCATCTGCGACGAGGCGGTGTCCGCGCTGGACGTCCTGGTGCAGGATCAGGTGTTGCGGCTGCTCGCCGGCCTGCAACGCGATCTGGGTCTGACCTACTTGTTCATCACTCACGATCTCGCCGTGGTGCGGCTCATCGCCGACGACGTCCTGGTGATGCGGGCGGGCCAGGTCGTCGAACGGGACACCGTCGAGCGGGTGTTCGAGAACCCGGAGACCGACTACACGCGCAACCTGCTCGACGCGATTCCGGGGGCGGGCTTCTTCGGCTGA
- a CDS encoding SgcJ/EcaC family oxidoreductase, whose amino-acid sequence MTTTPDRQQDVDALDGLLQRQVDSWARDGAAFADTFTEEADFVAVDGSHLRSRAEIAESLQEGFDGFMAGTRMSQARERTIRFPLPDVAVVVTSGVCVLRPGEQECAPEALSIQTRHAVKRDGRWLFTTFHNSRMHFSHD is encoded by the coding sequence ATGACCACGACGCCGGACAGGCAACAGGACGTCGACGCTCTGGACGGCCTGCTTCAGCGGCAGGTGGACTCCTGGGCCAGGGACGGCGCGGCCTTCGCGGACACGTTCACCGAGGAAGCCGACTTCGTGGCGGTCGACGGCAGCCACCTGCGGAGTCGGGCGGAGATCGCCGAGAGTCTTCAGGAGGGCTTCGACGGCTTCATGGCGGGAACCCGCATGTCGCAGGCCAGGGAACGGACGATTCGTTTTCCGTTGCCCGACGTGGCGGTGGTCGTCACCAGCGGCGTCTGCGTGTTGCGACCCGGCGAGCAGGAGTGCGCCCCGGAGGCGTTGTCGATTCAGACCCGGCATGCGGTGAAGCGCGACGGTCGCTGGCTCTTCACGACGTTTCACAACAGCAGGATGCACTTCTCCCACGACTAG